In Blautia wexlerae DSM 19850, a single window of DNA contains:
- a CDS encoding aldose 1-epimerase family protein, giving the protein MIHTIENDYLRVSVDDHGAELCSIFDKVHNREVIWQADPAYWKRHAPVLFPNVGRHFEDHYRINGVEYPSSQHGFARDSEFTCVDMTADSITHRLKSSDATRENYPYDFELKIKHVLEKNQVSVCWEVISLNDETMYFTIGGHPAFNVPAGGIGSQEQYHLTFDGQDSLSYLLIDMSSGTAVADKAYTLELENGSCLIDAHMFDKDALIFDDQIEKAGIAFPDGTPYVELICHGFPSFGIWSVPGSPFVCLEPWMGRCDDFGFKGELPEKKYINTLDKDEIFTASYEIKIY; this is encoded by the coding sequence ATGATCCATACAATTGAAAACGACTATCTTAGAGTATCTGTAGATGATCATGGTGCTGAGCTTTGCAGCATTTTTGATAAAGTACATAACAGAGAAGTGATCTGGCAGGCAGATCCGGCTTACTGGAAACGCCACGCACCGGTTCTTTTCCCTAATGTGGGACGTCATTTTGAGGATCACTATCGTATTAATGGAGTCGAATATCCCTCCAGTCAGCATGGGTTTGCCAGAGACAGCGAATTTACCTGCGTGGATATGACTGCTGATTCCATCACCCATAGGCTGAAATCTTCTGATGCCACAAGAGAAAATTATCCATATGATTTTGAGCTGAAGATCAAGCATGTTCTGGAGAAGAACCAGGTCAGTGTATGCTGGGAAGTGATCAGCCTTAATGATGAAACCATGTATTTTACAATTGGCGGCCATCCTGCATTCAATGTACCTGCCGGAGGAATTGGCTCCCAGGAGCAATATCATCTTACTTTTGACGGCCAGGATTCCCTCTCCTATCTGCTGATTGACATGTCATCAGGCACCGCGGTCGCAGATAAAGCTTATACACTGGAGCTTGAGAATGGTTCCTGCCTTATCGATGCTCACATGTTTGACAAAGATGCCCTTATTTTTGATGACCAGATTGAAAAGGCCGGCATCGCTTTCCCTGACGGAACTCCTTATGTGGAACTGATCTGTCATGGATTTCCAAGCTTTGGCATCTGGTCCGTCCCGGGTTCTCCTTTTGTATGTCTTGAACCATGGATGGGACGCTGTGATGATTTTGGATTTAAGGGCGAGCTTCCGGAAAAGAAATATATCAACACTCTGGACAAGGATGAAATTTTTACTGCATCATATGAAATAAAAATTTATTAA